AAAATTTACAGGAACCAACAGAAAAGGACTGAAGCAGCAGCCCCATTATCGCCTTTTAGTTGCCAAAATGAGGAGAAGTCATCAACGGCATCTAATGCAAGGACACTGAGAAGACAATCCTTAACTGGCATCCCACTACCAACCATGTCGAGAAGATCTTCACTTGGAGGAGGGAGCGTGCCGGATTCTTGTAAGtaaaatgaattttaagtttcagttaaAACCCGATACTGATCACATATAGCATTTACAGAATCGTCGTTCATTTTACAGGTGCAAATGGAAG
This DNA window, taken from Capsicum annuum cultivar UCD-10X-F1 unplaced genomic scaffold, UCD10Xv1.1 ctg68316, whole genome shotgun sequence, encodes the following:
- the LOC124894027 gene encoding kinesin-like protein KIN-14L, with translation MSKTLHVEFQRTHNRVLFVKIYRNQQKRTEAAAPLSPFSCQNEEKSSTASNARTLRRQSLTGIPLPTMSRRSSLGGGSVPDSCANGSGNCKTPGASAKLTKRWL